A part of Capsicum annuum cultivar UCD-10X-F1 chromosome 6, UCD10Xv1.1, whole genome shotgun sequence genomic DNA contains:
- the LOC107875976 gene encoding serine carboxypeptidase-like 45 — protein sequence MPPTHKSMTFCLCLPVYSSSALSKYCHSTELLFLSNIQLCKPSKAMAMSVFFFLLCVSLGIGYAFPHPDKIIQLPGQPLVGFQHFSGYVTVDDKKQRALFYYFVEAETDPASKPLVLWLNGGPGCSSVGVGAFSENGPFRPRGQVLVKNEHSWNKEANMLYLESPVGVGFSYSTNTSSYETVNDEITARDNVVFLQRWFNKFPQYRNNNLFLTGESYAGHYVPQLAKLMIELNNKKKVFNLKGVALGNPVLEFATDFNSRAEYFWSHGLISDSTYRMFTSVCNYSRYVSEYYRENVSPMCSRVMSLVSRETSKFVDKYDVTLDVCMSSVLSQSKIISPQESAEKIDVCIDDETVNYLNRQDVRRALHARLVGVRSWDVCSTILDYQLLDIEMPTISIVGLLVEERIPVLIYSGDQDSVVPLTGSRSVVHQLAKQMGLNTTVPYRVWFAGQQVGGWTQVYDNILSFATIRGAAHEAPFSQPERSLVLFKSFLQGRPLPELFE from the exons ATGCCACCCACTCATAAGTCCATGACTTTCTGTTTGTGCCTTCCAGTATATAGTAGCTCAGCTCTATCCAAGTATTGTCACTCAACAGAACTCCTTTTCCTCTCCAACATACAACTTTGCAAACCTTCAAAAGCAATGGCTATGTctgtctttttctttcttctttgtgTTTCTCTAGGAATTGGATATGCATTTCCTCATCCAGACAAAATCATTCAACTGCCTGGACAACCTCTAGTGGGATTTCAACATTTTTCAGGCTATGTTACTGTTGATGACAAGAAACAAAGAGCTCTTTTTTACTACTTTGTGGAAGCTGAAACAGATCCTGCTTCTAAGCCTCTTGTTTTGTGGCTTAATGGAG GACCTGGTTGTTCTTCAGTGGGGGTAGGTGCATTCTCTGAGAATGGTCCATTTAGACCAAGAGGACAAGTTCTTGTAAAGAATGAACACAGTTGGAACAAAG AGGCAAATATGTTGTACTTGGAGTCTCCAGTTGGGGTTGGCTTCTCTTATTCAACTAATACATCTTCCTATGAGACAGTTAATGATGAGATAACAG CCAGGGACAATGTTGTGTTCTTGCAACGCTGGTTCAATAAATTCCCACAGTATAGAAACAACAATTTATTTTTAACTGGGGAGAGTTATGCAG GCCATTATGTACCTCAACTTGCCAAGCTCATGATTGAGCTTAACAACAAGAAGAAAGTGTTCAATTTGAAAGGAGTTGCG CTGGGTAATCCGGTTTTGGAATTTGCTACTGACTTCAATTCGAGGGCTGAGTACTTCTGGTCTCATGGCCTAATATCAGACTCCACGTACAGAATGTTCACTTCTGTTTGCAATTATTCTCGCTATGTGAGTGAGTACTACAGGGAAAATGTATCGCCAATGTGTTCAAGAGTCATGAGCTTAGTCAGTAGAGAAACCAGCAAATTCGTAGACAAATATGATGTTACGCTCGATGTATGTATGTCATCAGTGCTTTCTCAGTCCAAAATTATAAGTCCACAA GAAAGTGCTGAGAAGATAGATGTCTGCATCGACGATGAAACTGTCAATTACTTAAACCGACAAGATGTGAGAAGGGCTCTTCATGCCAGGCTTGTTGGTGTTCGCAGCTGGGATGTTTGCAGCAC CATTCTGGATTATCAATTGCTTGACATAGAGATGCCAACCATATCTATAGTAGGATTGCTTGTCGAGGAGAGAATTCCAGTCTTAATCTACAG TGGGGATCAAGATTCTGTTGTTCCGCTAACTGGAAGCCGCTCCGTGGTACATCAACTAGCAAAACAGATGGGGCTGAACACAACTGTACCCTATAGAGTATGGTTTGCAGGACAGCAG GTTGGTGGATGGACTCAAGTGTATGATAATATCCTTTCATTTGCCACCATTAGAGGTGCTGCTCATGAAGCTCCATTCTCTCAGCCAGAGAGATCACTTGTTCTGTTCAAGTCATTTCTTCAAGGCAGGCCACTTCCTGAATTATTCGAATAA
- the LOC124899601 gene encoding uncharacterized protein LOC124899601: protein MGMDLTYIMCWRAKEQALEDLRGKPAASYGKLPAYMHVLNTCYPGSHIRMKKNEENEFLYIFIALTTFIQGFEHCRPVIVVDASHLRGLYNEIFVAACTMDGAEHIFPLAYDVLDPENDTSWTWFFENLKEAYGERRNMCVVSDRNANIIKAVTEVYNDVPHYAYVFYSMAKSYSKIEFHKLMEKVEVVDVRVKNYLKLAGYNKWARPYASVHRGRTLTSNITESINSAVVSARELPIYDFLEEVRLMFDLIGKFKKILQQNEADCIRMKVIPASEYIYTVHDKDKHFIVCLKKKKCSCNAFQLDKIPCVHTCAVLDSKNFKKGPYCSDLYKPKTMLRTYDLPVYPLPHKDDWLIPKEILDEVVLPPKIQATP, encoded by the exons ATGGGTATGGATTTAACATATATTATGTGTTGGCGAGCGAAGGAGCAAGCACTTGAAGATTTAAGAGGGAAACCAGCAGCATCATACGGGAAACTACCTGCATACATGCATGTGTTAAACACATGTTATCCCGGTTCACATATTAGAATGAAAAAGAATGAAGAGAAtgagtttttgtatatatttattgcactaaCTACATTCATTCAGGGGTTCGAGCATTGCAGACCTGTCATTGTTGTTGATGCAAGTCATCTAAGAGGACTGTATAATGAGATTTTCGTAGCTGCATGTACCATGGATGGAGCTG AACATATATTTCCATTGGCCTATGATGTTCTTGATCCCGAAAATGATACTTCTTGGACTTGGTTCTTTGAAAATCTAAAGGAAGCATATGGTGAAAGAAGAAATATGTGTGTAGTTTCTGATCGTAATGCAAACATCATTAAAGCTGTAACTGAGGTGTATAATGATGTACCACATTATGCTT ACGTCTTCTATTCCAtggcaaaatcatattcaaagatcGAATTTCACAAATTAATGGAGAAGGTGGAGGTAGTTGATGTTAGAGTGAAGAATTACTTGAAATTGGCGGGATACAATAAATGGGCTAGGCCATATGCATCTGTTCATAGGGGACGAACTTTGACATCAAACATTACCGAATCAATTAATTCTGCAGTGGTTTCAGCAAGAGAACTACCAATATATGATTTTTTAGAGGAAGTTAGATTGATGTTTG ATCTTATTGGTAAGTTTAAAAAAATTCTACAACAGAATGAAGCGGATTGTATACGTATGAAG GTTATACCTGCATCAGAGTATATATATACAGTCCATGACAAGGACAAACATTTTATTGTTtgtcttaagaaaaaaaaatgttcttGCAATGCATTTCAGTTGGATAAGATACCATGTGTTCATACTTGTGCAGTTCTTGATAGcaagaattttaaaaagggaCCATATTGCTCTGATCTATACAAGCCAAAAACAATGTTGAGAACGTATGATCTTCCGGTTTATCCTCTTCCACACAAAGATGATTGGTTAATTCCAAAGGAAATTCTGGATGAGGTAGTTCTGCCCCCCAAAATACAAGCGACCCCCTGA